The Musa acuminata AAA Group cultivar baxijiao chromosome BXJ1-3, Cavendish_Baxijiao_AAA, whole genome shotgun sequence genome window below encodes:
- the LOC135631172 gene encoding serine carboxypeptidase-like 26: protein MASSRRHFLLCLSFMLTISGDSSESDRVLDLPGQPPSPPISHFSGYITVNRENGRALFYWFFEAQTLPSDRPLLLWLNGGPGCSSIGYGAAVELGPLRVKRHGTGLEFNKYAWNKEANLLFLESPVGVGFSYTNTSSDLTKLEDGFVAEDAYRFLVNWLRRFPQYQSHDFYIAGESYAGHYVPQLAELLYDRNKDTKNYPYINFKGFIVGNPETDEYYDSKGLLEYAWSHTVVSDQVYRLAKRVCDFKLFNWTDECNDAMEMVFNQYKEIDIYNVYAPKCTLPQSSSSSSFDEDNAKKSLMRRIRRYAGYDPCFSTYAEEYFNRVDVQRSLHANVNGRWSVCNDSILRTYNFTVFSVLPIYSKLIKAGLRIWLYSGDTDGRVPVIGSRYCVEALRLPLKSQWQPWFHNHQVGGRFVEHQGLTMVTVRGAGHLVPLDKPQEALVLINSYLRNQQLPTHK, encoded by the exons ATGGCATCTTCCAGGAGACACTTCCTTCTCTGTCTCAGCTTCATGCTCACTATCTCGGGTGACTCCAGCGAATCTGACAGGGTTCTTGATCTCCCCGGTCAGCCACCAAGCCCACCCATCTCCCACTTCTCAGGCTACATAACAGTGAACAGAGAGAACGGGAGGGCCCTGTTCTACTGGTTCTTTGAGGCTCAAACTCTGCCGTCAGATCGACCTCTTCTCCTCTGGCTCAATGGAG GTCCGGGATGTTCATCAATTGGCTATGGGGCAGCTGTGGAACTGGGACCTCTAAGGGTGAAGAGACATGGAACAGGACTCGAGTTCAATAAATATGCTTGGAATAAAG AGGCCAATTTGCTGTTTTTGGAGTCTCCAGTAGGGGTTGGATTCTCTTACACTAACACATCCTCTGATCTAACCAAACTAGAGGATGGATTTGTGG CTGAGGATGCTTACAGATTCCTGGTCAACTGGCTGAGAAGGTTTCCACAGTACCAGTCCCATGACTTCTACATAGCAGGAGAAAGCTATGCAG GTCACTATGTGCCCCAGCTAGCTGAGCTACTCTATGACAGAAACAAGGACACAAAGAACTACCCATACATCAACTTCAAAGGCTTCATT GTGGGAAACCCTGAGACAGATGAATACTATGACTCAAAAGGGTTGCTGGAGTATGCATGGAGTCACACAGTGGTCTCAGACCAAGTTTACAGGCTTGCAAAACGAGTCTGCGACTTCAAGCTCTTTAACTGGACTGATGAATGCAATGATGCCATGGAGATGGTCTTTAACCAGTACAAGGAGATCGACATCTACAATGTTTATGCTCCCAAGTGTACTCTTCCtcaatcatcatcttcttcttcgtttGATGAAGATAATGCCAAG AAAAGCTTGATGAGGAGGATTAGAAGGTATGCGGGGTACGATCCCTGTTTCTCGACCTATGCTGAGGAGTACTTCAACAGGGTTGATGTGCAGAGATCACTCCATGCAAATGTCAACGGGAGGTGGAGTGTCTGCAA TGATTCGATACTGAGAACATACAACTTCACCGTCTTCTCTGTCCTGCCCATCTACTCCAAGCTCATAAAAGCTGGGCTGAGGATATGGCTCTACAG TGGAGACACAGACGGCAGAGTTCCGGTGATTGGATCAAGATACTGTGTCGAAGCACTGCGTCTTCCTCTCAAGTCCCAGTGGCAGCCTTGGTTCCACAACCATCAG GTAGGGGGAAGGTTTGTGGAGCACCAGGGGTTGACCATGGTGACAGTGAGAGGAGCAGGTCACTTGGTTCCCCTCGACAAGCCACAGGAAGCACTTGTGCTCATCAACTCCTATCTGAGGAATCAACAGCTTCCAACGCACAAGTGA